In Pseudomonas hamedanensis, a single window of DNA contains:
- a CDS encoding TonB-dependent siderophore receptor has translation MHSPSLSRAPLATAIQRQTRRQVILPRALLTTLLLLGAGEVLAAPTSINVAAQPLSSALQQLGQQSNLQIIYDPQLLQGLKANAVSGTLEPEEALHRLLLGSGLTYQITGNTVSLIPVSGAAGDAMQLGAISISGKAPGSQTEGTGLYTTYSSSSSTRLNLTPRETPQSVTVLTRQRLDDQKLTNLTDVLDATAGITVTRNGMGTENDTYWSRGSQIQNFEVDGVPTSTRLDNYTQSTAMYDRVEVVRGATGLISGLGNPSATINLIRKRPTAEAQASVTGEAGNWDRYGTGMDVSGPLTESGNVRGRLVVDYKTQGSWVDRFKQDSQLVYGITEFDLSEATLLTVGFSYQKTQVDSPMRGGYPSYFTNGEKSHVHRSLNTSPDWSYNDHDQTNFFTSVEHQFDNGWSGKIEYGHTENKFDQLYAVATGTLDQATGSGTGLLPVRWSGTPRQDNIDAYFTGPFSLFGREHELILGVTATNYKESTPSYGDWLRDYSFNVPDISHWDGNSPKPATPVVSKGHMEEKQLGTYLTSRFHVTDDLTVILGGRLTDWKRDTDTQPYGGEASTVKERETGIFTPYTGVVYDLDDNWSLYASYTKIFNPQASYVRDINNKSLAPTEGKGYEVGVKGTFFDEKLNTSLALFKLEQDNLAVWMSDTQAYRLEQSTETKGVELELNGELAEGWQASAGYAYSVTTNADDARIVTNAPRHMLKTFTSYRLPGALDKVTVGGGVNWQSKIGEDLRYYEQGSYAVTNLMARYDITKNLSASLNVNNLFDREYYSMVYYDGMYGAPRNFMTSFKYSF, from the coding sequence ATGCACAGCCCATCCTTGTCCCGCGCACCACTGGCCACGGCGATCCAGCGTCAGACTCGGCGCCAGGTGATCCTGCCCCGCGCCCTGCTGACTACCCTGCTTCTGCTGGGTGCCGGTGAGGTCCTTGCGGCGCCGACCAGCATCAACGTTGCGGCCCAACCGCTGTCCAGTGCCTTGCAGCAACTCGGGCAACAGTCCAACTTGCAGATCATCTACGACCCGCAGCTGCTGCAAGGGCTGAAAGCCAACGCGGTGTCCGGCACTCTGGAGCCGGAAGAGGCCTTGCACCGTCTGCTGCTGGGGAGCGGCCTGACGTACCAGATTACCGGTAACACGGTGTCGTTGATTCCGGTCAGCGGCGCTGCCGGCGATGCCATGCAGTTGGGCGCGATCTCGATTTCCGGCAAGGCACCGGGCTCGCAGACCGAAGGCACCGGGCTGTACACCACCTACTCGTCGAGTAGCTCGACGCGTCTGAACCTGACGCCGCGGGAAACGCCGCAGTCGGTCACCGTGTTGACCCGCCAGCGTCTGGATGACCAGAAGCTGACCAACCTGACCGACGTGCTCGACGCCACCGCCGGCATCACCGTGACCCGCAATGGCATGGGCACCGAGAACGACACTTACTGGTCGCGCGGCTCGCAGATCCAGAACTTTGAAGTAGACGGCGTACCGACCTCGACGCGTCTGGACAACTACACCCAAAGCACCGCCATGTACGACCGCGTGGAAGTCGTCCGAGGCGCGACAGGCCTGATCAGCGGCCTGGGCAACCCGTCGGCAACCATCAACCTGATCCGCAAGCGTCCGACCGCTGAAGCACAGGCCAGCGTTACGGGCGAGGCCGGCAACTGGGATCGCTACGGCACCGGTATGGACGTTTCCGGCCCGCTGACCGAATCCGGCAACGTGCGCGGGCGGCTGGTCGTCGATTACAAGACCCAGGGCTCGTGGGTTGATCGCTTCAAGCAGGATTCGCAACTGGTCTACGGCATCACCGAGTTCGACCTCAGCGAGGCGACACTGCTGACCGTCGGCTTCAGCTACCAGAAAACCCAGGTCGACTCGCCGATGCGCGGCGGCTACCCGTCGTATTTCACCAACGGCGAAAAATCCCACGTTCACCGCTCGCTGAATACCTCGCCGGACTGGTCTTATAACGACCACGATCAAACCAACTTCTTCACCTCCGTCGAGCATCAGTTCGATAACGGCTGGAGCGGCAAGATCGAATACGGCCACACCGAGAACAAATTCGACCAGCTCTATGCCGTGGCCACCGGCACCCTCGACCAGGCCACCGGCTCCGGCACGGGTCTGCTGCCGGTCCGCTGGTCCGGTACGCCGCGCCAGGACAATATTGACGCCTACTTCACCGGCCCGTTCTCGCTGTTCGGTCGCGAGCATGAGTTGATCCTCGGCGTAACCGCGACCAACTACAAGGAATCCACGCCGAGCTATGGCGACTGGCTGCGTGACTACAGCTTCAACGTTCCGGACATCAGCCACTGGGACGGCAACTCGCCAAAACCGGCCACGCCTGTCGTCAGCAAGGGCCATATGGAAGAGAAGCAACTGGGTACTTATCTGACCTCACGCTTCCACGTCACCGACGACCTGACCGTCATCCTCGGCGGCCGTCTGACGGATTGGAAACGTGACACCGACACCCAGCCATACGGCGGTGAAGCGAGTACGGTGAAAGAACGTGAGACCGGTATCTTCACGCCGTACACCGGTGTGGTGTACGACCTGGATGACAACTGGTCGCTGTACGCCAGTTACACCAAGATCTTCAACCCACAGGCGTCCTACGTTCGCGACATCAACAACAAATCGCTCGCACCGACCGAAGGCAAAGGCTACGAAGTGGGCGTCAAGGGCACGTTCTTCGACGAGAAACTCAACACCAGCCTGGCCCTGTTCAAACTGGAGCAGGACAACCTCGCGGTGTGGATGTCTGACACCCAGGCTTATCGGCTGGAGCAAAGCACCGAGACCAAGGGCGTTGAACTGGAGCTGAACGGCGAACTGGCTGAAGGCTGGCAAGCCTCTGCGGGCTACGCCTACAGCGTCACCACCAACGCCGACGACGCGCGCATCGTCACCAACGCGCCGCGCCACATGCTCAAGACCTTCACCTCGTATCGCCTGCCCGGCGCGCTGGACAAGGTCACCGTCGGCGGTGGCGTGAACTGGCAATCGAAGATCGGCGAAGACCTGCGCTACTACGAGCAAGGCAGCTACGCGGTCACCAACCTGATGGCGCGTTACGACATCACCAAGAACCTCAGCGCCTCGCTCAACGTCAACAACCTGTTCGATCGCGAGTACTACTCGATGGTCTACTACGACGGCATGTACGGCGCTCCGCGCAACTTCATGACCAGCTTCAAGTACAGCTTCTGA
- a CDS encoding efflux transporter outer membrane subunit, whose product MKPCLSLLTVCLLLSACGSPAQRPQSGIQPPAAWQMAHNDRLVRNDAQWWTQFGSRELDGLISQARAGSFDLAAAVARVQQARATTVIAGGSLLPEVKAGMNANRQKLLRGNGYSQLDADSSNKAVDYFDANLNASYEIDFWGGQRASRDSAQLNLRASEFDQATVELTLLGSVADSYAQTLSLNEQSRIAELNLNNALSVLKLVQTRFDSGSATALELAQQKSLVAAQQRQLPRVQQQAQEARITLAALLGRPVQELPASEENFDQLQWPVIGAGVPSELLNRRPDIARAEAQLAAARADVTVARAKMLPSVTLSAELGSGSDRFSDMLRSPFYNLTAGLVAPIFNNGRLSAERDKASARQEELLQNYRGAIINGFADVEKALNSIRGLDEQRQWQSEELNQAQVAFNIAQSRYQAGAEDLLTVLETQRTLYAAQDQNVQLRLSRLQASIALYKALGGGWQAQ is encoded by the coding sequence ATGAAACCGTGTCTCAGTCTCTTGACCGTGTGCCTGTTGCTCAGCGCTTGCGGCAGCCCCGCCCAGCGTCCGCAGAGCGGCATCCAGCCGCCCGCCGCGTGGCAGATGGCGCACAACGACCGCCTCGTGCGCAACGACGCACAATGGTGGACGCAGTTCGGCAGCCGCGAACTTGACGGCTTGATCAGCCAGGCCCGGGCCGGCAGTTTCGACCTGGCCGCTGCTGTCGCGCGCGTGCAGCAGGCCCGTGCCACCACCGTGATCGCCGGCGGCTCGTTACTGCCAGAGGTCAAGGCAGGCATGAACGCCAATCGACAAAAGCTGCTGCGCGGCAACGGCTACAGCCAACTGGACGCCGACAGCAGCAACAAGGCGGTGGATTACTTTGATGCCAATCTCAACGCCAGCTATGAAATCGACTTCTGGGGCGGCCAACGCGCCAGCCGCGACAGCGCACAATTGAACCTGCGCGCCAGCGAATTCGATCAGGCCACGGTTGAGCTGACCCTGCTCGGCAGCGTCGCCGACAGCTACGCGCAAACCTTGTCGTTGAACGAGCAAAGCCGTATCGCCGAGCTCAATCTGAACAACGCCCTGAGCGTACTCAAGCTGGTCCAGACGCGTTTCGACTCAGGCTCGGCCACGGCCCTTGAACTGGCTCAGCAAAAAAGTCTGGTAGCGGCGCAACAAAGGCAATTACCGCGAGTACAACAACAGGCGCAAGAAGCCAGAATCACCCTCGCCGCCCTCCTCGGCCGCCCGGTCCAGGAACTGCCGGCCAGCGAGGAAAACTTTGATCAATTGCAATGGCCGGTCATCGGTGCCGGCGTACCGAGCGAACTGCTCAATCGCCGTCCGGACATCGCCCGTGCCGAAGCGCAGTTGGCCGCCGCCCGTGCCGACGTCACGGTGGCTCGGGCGAAGATGCTGCCCAGCGTGACCCTCAGCGCCGAACTGGGTTCGGGCTCCGATCGCTTCAGCGACATGCTGCGCAGTCCTTTCTACAACCTGACCGCCGGACTGGTGGCGCCGATCTTCAACAACGGCCGTCTCAGTGCCGAACGCGACAAGGCCAGCGCCCGCCAGGAAGAGCTGTTGCAAAACTATCGCGGCGCAATCATTAACGGCTTTGCCGACGTCGAAAAAGCCCTCAACAGCATCCGCGGGCTGGACGAACAACGGCAGTGGCAAAGCGAGGAACTGAACCAGGCCCAGGTTGCCTTCAACATCGCTCAGAGCCGCTATCAGGCCGGCGCCGAAGACTTGCTGACCGTGCTGGAAACCCAGCGCACGCTGTACGCGGCGCAGGATCAGAACGTGCAATTGCGACTGTCGCGGTTGCAGGCAAGCATTGCCTTGTACAAGGCGCTGGGCGGGGGGTGGCAGGCGCAGTAA
- the pvdN gene encoding pyoverdine-tailoring periplasmic protein PvdN, with product MTDRRTFLKQAGILAASLPLGAAVHASAPGAAAIATAVPKDKWAQLRQLFSQDPAYLHFSNFLITSHPRPVQEAIDRHRATLDRNPGLMMDWDLEETWKHEAEVREWAGRYLQARPAQIALTGSTTEGLAAIYGGIHVRADQEILTTVHEHYSTEFSLDFRVKKQGTQVRKIKLFEDAHRVSTEEVLSAIRRAIRPNTRVLGMTWVQSGSGVKLPIGEIGQLVDEVNRTRADADRILYVVDGVHGFGVEDLSFPDMHCDFFIAGTHKWMFGPRGTGIICARSEQLKDVTPSVPTFSQDTDFATSMSPGGYHAFEHRWALSEAFKLHLQLGKAEVQARIHELNTYLKRRLQEHPQIELVTPLSPALSAGFTFFRVKDRDCDKIAAYLMKNRVVVDAVERDVGPVVRTAPGLLNTEAEIDRFMTLLVTQL from the coding sequence ATGACTGACCGTCGTACCTTTCTCAAACAGGCCGGCATCCTTGCCGCCAGCCTGCCGCTGGGCGCTGCCGTTCACGCCTCGGCGCCAGGCGCCGCAGCGATTGCGACAGCCGTGCCGAAGGACAAGTGGGCGCAACTGCGCCAACTGTTCAGTCAGGATCCCGCCTACCTGCACTTCTCCAACTTCCTCATCACTTCGCACCCGCGCCCGGTGCAGGAAGCCATCGACCGGCACCGCGCAACCCTCGACCGCAACCCGGGCTTGATGATGGATTGGGACCTCGAGGAAACCTGGAAGCACGAGGCCGAGGTGCGCGAATGGGCCGGGCGTTATCTGCAAGCCAGACCGGCGCAGATTGCCCTGACGGGCAGTACCACCGAAGGTCTCGCCGCGATCTACGGCGGTATTCATGTGCGTGCGGATCAGGAGATTCTCACTACCGTTCACGAGCATTATTCGACCGAGTTCAGCCTCGACTTCCGGGTGAAGAAGCAAGGCACGCAGGTTCGCAAGATCAAACTGTTCGAAGACGCCCATCGGGTCTCGACAGAGGAAGTGCTGAGCGCGATTCGCCGGGCGATTCGCCCCAACACTCGGGTGTTGGGCATGACGTGGGTGCAATCGGGCAGCGGCGTGAAACTGCCCATCGGCGAGATTGGCCAACTGGTCGATGAGGTCAACCGCACGCGCGCCGACGCCGACCGGATTCTCTATGTGGTCGATGGCGTTCACGGCTTTGGTGTGGAAGACCTCAGCTTCCCGGACATGCACTGCGATTTCTTCATTGCCGGCACCCATAAATGGATGTTCGGCCCGCGCGGCACCGGGATCATCTGTGCCCGTTCCGAGCAGCTCAAGGACGTCACGCCAAGCGTGCCGACGTTCTCTCAAGACACCGATTTCGCCACCAGCATGTCACCCGGCGGCTATCACGCCTTCGAACATCGCTGGGCGTTGAGCGAAGCGTTCAAGTTGCATCTGCAACTGGGCAAGGCCGAGGTGCAGGCACGCATCCATGAACTCAACACGTATCTCAAGCGACGCCTGCAAGAACATCCGCAGATCGAACTGGTGACGCCGCTGAGCCCGGCCCTGTCGGCCGGGTTCACCTTCTTCCGGGTCAAGGACCGCGACTGCGACAAGATCGCCGCCTACCTGATGAAAAACCGCGTGGTGGTCGATGCCGTGGAACGCGACGTCGGGCCGGTGGTGCGCACCGCGCCGGGCCTGCTCAACACCGAAGCGGAAATTGATCGATTCATGACGCTGCTGGTCACGCAGCTATGA
- a CDS encoding cyclic peptide export ABC transporter: protein MSQPPRGAIHELLTLLRPFRLVVIVSILLGMVGGLSVTVLLATINSALHSEAGLTQGVVALFAGLCLLALLSSICSDIGTNFVGQHIIATLRKQLGEKVLSAPIEQIERYRSHRLIPVLTHDVDTISDFAFAFAPLAISLTVTLGCMGYLAMLSWPMFLIMVVAIIIGTGIQYFAQGRGIQGFMAARDAEDELQKHYNAIAEGAKELRIHRPRRQRMFVAGIKTTAEFICRTQIRSINTFVIAKTFGSMLFFVVIGLALALQTYWPSADKTVMSGFVLVLLYMKGPLEHLVGTLPIVSRAQIAFRRIAELSEQFSSPEPHLLLDDHGQKAPAVTRLELKDVSYAFPAVPGSEAFRLGPVNLTIEQGEIIFIVGENGCGKTTLIKLLLGLYPPQHGEIRLNGQPVNAENRDDYRQLFTTIFADYYLFDDVVQGDTHIPDDANKYLQRLEIAHKVSVQDGSFTTTDLSTGQRKRLALVNAWLEERPVLVFDEWAADQDPTFRRIFYTELLPDLKRLGKTIIVISHDDRYFDVADQLVRMEAGRVMTELAPA, encoded by the coding sequence ATGTCCCAGCCCCCACGCGGTGCCATCCACGAATTGCTCACGCTTCTCAGGCCCTTCAGGCTCGTCGTCATTGTGTCGATCCTGCTGGGCATGGTCGGCGGCCTCAGCGTGACGGTGCTGCTGGCGACGATCAATTCGGCGCTGCATTCCGAAGCCGGCCTGACCCAGGGTGTCGTCGCCCTGTTTGCCGGGCTCTGCCTGCTGGCGCTGCTCAGTTCGATCTGCTCGGACATCGGCACCAACTTCGTCGGCCAACACATCATCGCCACCTTGCGCAAACAGCTGGGCGAGAAAGTCCTGTCGGCACCGATCGAGCAAATCGAGCGCTATCGCAGCCATCGCCTGATCCCGGTGCTGACGCACGACGTCGACACCATCAGCGACTTTGCCTTCGCCTTCGCTCCGCTGGCGATTTCCCTGACTGTGACGCTCGGTTGCATGGGTTATCTGGCGATGCTGTCGTGGCCGATGTTCCTGATCATGGTGGTCGCGATCATCATCGGCACTGGCATTCAGTATTTCGCTCAGGGCCGAGGTATCCAGGGCTTCATGGCCGCGCGTGACGCCGAAGACGAACTGCAAAAACACTACAACGCCATTGCCGAAGGCGCCAAGGAACTGCGCATCCACCGGCCGCGCCGTCAGCGCATGTTCGTTGCCGGCATCAAAACCACGGCCGAGTTCATCTGCCGCACGCAGATCCGCTCGATCAACACGTTCGTGATCGCCAAGACGTTCGGCTCGATGCTGTTCTTCGTGGTGATCGGCCTGGCGCTTGCCTTGCAGACCTACTGGCCGAGCGCCGACAAAACCGTCATGAGCGGTTTCGTCCTGGTGTTGCTGTACATGAAAGGCCCGCTGGAACATCTGGTCGGGACCCTGCCGATCGTCAGTCGCGCGCAAATCGCGTTCCGCCGTATCGCCGAGTTGTCGGAACAGTTTTCCTCGCCCGAACCGCACCTGTTGCTCGACGACCACGGCCAGAAAGCCCCGGCCGTTACCCGCCTCGAACTCAAGGACGTCAGTTATGCCTTCCCTGCCGTGCCGGGCAGCGAGGCGTTCCGTCTGGGCCCGGTCAATCTGACGATCGAACAGGGCGAGATCATTTTCATCGTCGGTGAAAACGGCTGCGGCAAGACCACCCTGATCAAGTTGCTGCTGGGCCTGTACCCGCCGCAACACGGTGAAATCCGCCTCAACGGGCAGCCCGTAAACGCCGAGAACCGCGACGATTACCGCCAGTTGTTCACCACGATTTTTGCCGACTACTACTTGTTCGACGACGTGGTGCAAGGCGATACGCACATCCCCGATGACGCCAACAAGTACCTGCAACGCCTGGAAATCGCCCACAAAGTCAGCGTGCAGGACGGCAGTTTCACCACCACTGACCTGTCCACCGGGCAACGCAAGCGTCTGGCGCTGGTCAATGCCTGGCTCGAAGAACGGCCGGTGCTGGTATTCGATGAATGGGCGGCGGACCAGGACCCGACCTTCCGGCGGATTTTCTACACCGAGCTGCTGCCGGACCTCAAGCGGCTGGGCAAAACCATCATCGTGATCTCCCACGATGACCGTTATTTCGACGTCGCCGACCAATTGGTGCGCATGGAAGCGGGTCGCGTGATGACGGAGCTGGCGCCGGCCTGA
- the pvdP gene encoding pyoverdine maturation tyrosinase PvdP, whose product MKISRRWFMAGLALTGAAVPAAFYGHRQWTKPDPTITPGEATVDLADTAGQQLANALRGVWSIRFDGARIGFDDLPLHGLELFLDVAQRGRGLRGYLDSAQRLRGDEEPRYRIIGDLAQGKPAELYWRLIDSRAADGAPTYELAVVLDEVWADFGNAGSGTISGRIVRLDRPLGLPEQDNRFVAHKLLFPEARQRIGLNPTLLAWLISPEHRLFHQLWHASRDKWHTLPEDKREALRGIGWQPGPRGKERDARGPRKDRNGSGIDFFFMHRHMLGTARSMQDLPSWPAFPMPQPELERDRQGFARYFDNHDGYALPPTWIASDDADYTQWVSDIKTAETYHSNFQVWESQYRDPRYLSKLTLGQLGSEMELGLHDWLHMRWASVPRDPSNGQPVPFARDPADFSARWYAAENDFLGDPFSSHVNPVFWHFHGWIDDRLEDWFRAHERFHPGEVRRQQVNGVDWFAPGRWVEIDDPWLGPVTHGCSTTPGLQVGKSMEMDPETMKLALRITFSEDEKILSGLFRRVPKRPWYARHLKVKQKEV is encoded by the coding sequence ATGAAGATTTCTCGACGATGGTTCATGGCAGGCCTGGCGCTGACCGGCGCTGCCGTGCCTGCCGCGTTTTACGGGCATCGCCAATGGACGAAGCCTGATCCGACGATCACGCCCGGCGAAGCTACGGTCGATCTGGCGGACACGGCCGGTCAACAATTGGCGAACGCATTGCGCGGGGTCTGGAGCATTCGTTTCGACGGCGCGCGGATCGGCTTCGATGACTTGCCGCTGCACGGACTGGAACTGTTTCTTGATGTTGCCCAGCGCGGCCGCGGTTTGCGCGGCTATCTGGATAGCGCGCAACGCCTGCGCGGTGACGAGGAGCCGCGTTACCGGATCATTGGCGATCTGGCGCAGGGCAAACCTGCCGAGTTGTACTGGCGTCTGATTGATTCACGGGCGGCGGACGGCGCGCCGACTTATGAACTGGCCGTGGTGCTGGATGAGGTCTGGGCGGATTTCGGCAATGCCGGCAGTGGAACGATCAGTGGGCGCATTGTGCGCCTGGATCGACCGCTGGGTCTGCCCGAGCAGGACAACCGTTTTGTCGCGCACAAACTGCTGTTTCCCGAGGCACGCCAGCGCATCGGTCTCAACCCGACCTTGCTGGCCTGGCTGATTTCTCCCGAACATCGTCTGTTCCATCAGCTCTGGCATGCATCGCGTGACAAGTGGCACACCTTGCCCGAGGACAAGCGTGAAGCGTTGCGCGGTATCGGCTGGCAGCCGGGGCCGCGCGGCAAGGAACGGGATGCGCGCGGGCCGCGCAAAGATCGCAATGGCTCGGGCATCGACTTTTTTTTCATGCACCGGCACATGCTTGGTACGGCGCGCTCGATGCAGGACTTGCCGTCGTGGCCGGCCTTCCCGATGCCGCAGCCGGAGCTTGAACGCGATCGCCAGGGATTTGCCCGTTATTTCGATAACCATGACGGCTACGCCTTGCCCCCGACCTGGATTGCCAGCGATGACGCTGACTACACCCAGTGGGTCAGCGACATCAAAACGGCCGAGACCTATCACAGCAACTTTCAGGTCTGGGAGTCGCAGTACCGCGACCCGCGTTATCTGTCGAAGCTCACCCTGGGGCAGTTGGGTTCAGAGATGGAGCTGGGTCTGCATGACTGGCTGCACATGCGCTGGGCCTCGGTACCGCGTGATCCGTCCAACGGTCAGCCAGTGCCGTTCGCCCGCGATCCGGCGGATTTCTCCGCGCGCTGGTACGCCGCTGAAAACGACTTTCTGGGCGATCCGTTTTCCTCCCATGTGAATCCGGTGTTCTGGCATTTTCACGGCTGGATCGACGATCGCCTCGAAGACTGGTTCAGGGCGCACGAGCGTTTTCATCCGGGCGAAGTCCGTCGTCAGCAGGTCAATGGCGTGGACTGGTTCGCGCCGGGACGCTGGGTCGAGATCGATGATCCGTGGCTAGGCCCGGTCACCCATGGCTGCAGCACGACGCCGGGTCTGCAGGTCGGCAAGTCGATGGAAATGGACCCGGAAACCATGAAGCTGGCGCTGCGCATTACCTTCAGCGAAGACGAGAAAATCCTCTCCGGTTTGTTCCGTCGCGTGCCGAAGCGGCCGTGGTATGCGCGCCATTTGAAGGTCAAGCAAAAAGAGGTTTGA
- the pvdO gene encoding dihydropyoverdine dehydrogenase has product MLIPTRHVPTLKLLAGLALSASLAGLLPGTAAAAEPLPAGKVFKDCKNCPEMVVLPAGKFTMGTPETEVGREPDEGPMHEVTFAKAFAMSRFQITAGEWDSYVKETGVKIANGDTRPGRECVASKPRYKQEPRQPAVCMDFADVQAYVAWLSKKTGQNYRMVSEAQREYAARAGSTGPFPFPFDAEGEYSIAKHANTYGPTDGYSFSSPVGSYPPNAFGVYDMHGNVYEWIADCEHPNYVGAPTDGSAWVEPGCESYNIRGNDWGEAPVFSRSGNRNNIYPSTRGDWIGFRVVRDL; this is encoded by the coding sequence ATGCTTATCCCAACGCGACACGTCCCGACCTTGAAACTGCTGGCGGGGCTGGCGCTGAGCGCATCGCTCGCCGGCCTGTTGCCGGGCACCGCCGCGGCCGCCGAACCGCTGCCGGCGGGCAAGGTGTTCAAGGACTGCAAAAATTGCCCGGAAATGGTCGTGTTGCCCGCAGGCAAATTCACCATGGGCACCCCGGAAACCGAAGTCGGCCGCGAGCCCGACGAAGGCCCGATGCATGAAGTGACGTTTGCCAAGGCATTCGCCATGAGCCGCTTCCAGATCACCGCCGGTGAATGGGACAGCTACGTCAAGGAAACCGGGGTGAAGATCGCCAACGGCGATACGCGCCCGGGTCGCGAATGCGTGGCAAGCAAGCCACGCTATAAACAGGAACCGCGACAACCCGCGGTGTGCATGGACTTTGCCGACGTGCAGGCGTATGTCGCCTGGCTGTCGAAAAAGACCGGCCAGAACTACCGCATGGTCAGCGAAGCCCAACGCGAATACGCCGCGCGCGCCGGCTCGACCGGGCCCTTCCCGTTCCCGTTCGACGCAGAGGGCGAATACAGCATCGCCAAGCATGCCAACACCTACGGCCCGACCGATGGCTACAGCTTCAGCTCGCCGGTGGGTAGCTATCCGCCGAACGCCTTTGGCGTGTACGACATGCATGGCAATGTCTACGAATGGATCGCCGACTGCGAACATCCCAACTATGTTGGCGCGCCAACCGATGGCAGCGCCTGGGTCGAACCCGGTTGCGAGTCGTACAACATCCGCGGCAACGACTGGGGCGAAGCGCCGGTATTCTCGCGCTCTGGCAACCGCAACAATATCTACCCCTCCACCCGGGGCGACTGGATCGGCTTTCGCGTAGTGCGCGATCTCTGA
- the pvdM gene encoding pyoverdine-tailoring dipeptidase-like protein PvdM, whose amino-acid sequence MTKPRSKKALYIGLPLALAISAGAGFAAWDHWFKDNPGYPAKVLKQADELQDRLLSFDSHITVPLDFGTAGNEVDKDGSGQFDLVKASRGRLSGAALTIFGWPEMWNGPNAPHKPTDGFVEEARNQQEVRYKIISGMVRDFPNQVAIAYTPDDFRRLHGEGKFAIFISMLNAYPLGNDLDLLDTWAARGMRMFGFSYIGNNQWSDSSRPLPFFNDSPDALNGLSEVGKQAVHRLNDLGVIIDVSQMSTKALEQVAQLSRTPMVASHSAPRASVDIPRNLSDKEMQLIKQSGGVVQVVGFSAYLRPLTQGTQDKLNALRARFDLPPLPNLAMALMPGDPIIAAWPEQKFGQYAGQLYAILEEEPKATLKDLGDAIDYTVRKIGIDHVGIASDFNEGGGVKGWENVGEIRNVTAELLQRGYSEADIAKLWGGNFLRVWDQVQKSAKPVASR is encoded by the coding sequence ATGACAAAACCACGTTCGAAAAAGGCTCTATACATCGGCCTGCCGCTGGCTCTGGCGATCAGCGCCGGTGCAGGCTTTGCCGCCTGGGATCACTGGTTCAAGGACAACCCTGGCTACCCGGCCAAGGTGCTCAAACAGGCCGATGAACTGCAGGATCGCTTGCTCTCGTTCGACAGCCACATCACCGTGCCGCTGGATTTCGGTACTGCCGGCAATGAGGTCGACAAGGACGGCAGTGGCCAGTTCGACCTGGTCAAGGCCAGTCGCGGACGGCTGTCCGGTGCAGCACTGACGATTTTTGGCTGGCCGGAAATGTGGAACGGCCCAAACGCGCCCCACAAGCCCACCGACGGTTTTGTCGAGGAGGCGCGCAACCAGCAGGAGGTGCGCTACAAAATCATCTCCGGCATGGTTCGCGACTTTCCCAATCAGGTCGCCATCGCCTACACCCCGGATGACTTCCGCCGTCTGCACGGCGAAGGCAAGTTTGCCATCTTCATCAGCATGCTTAACGCCTATCCGCTGGGCAACGATCTGGACCTGCTGGACACCTGGGCTGCGCGCGGCATGCGCATGTTCGGCTTCAGCTACATCGGCAACAACCAGTGGAGCGATTCGTCGCGACCGCTGCCGTTTTTCAATGATTCGCCGGACGCCCTCAACGGCCTTTCGGAGGTCGGCAAGCAAGCCGTGCACCGCCTCAACGACCTGGGCGTGATCATCGACGTTTCGCAGATGTCGACCAAGGCCCTGGAGCAAGTCGCACAACTGAGCCGCACGCCCATGGTCGCCTCGCATTCGGCGCCGCGTGCCTCGGTGGATATCCCGCGCAACCTCAGCGACAAGGAGATGCAACTGATCAAGCAAAGCGGTGGCGTGGTGCAAGTGGTCGGTTTCTCGGCCTACCTGCGACCGCTGACCCAAGGCACCCAGGACAAACTCAACGCCCTGCGCGCACGCTTTGATCTGCCACCGCTGCCGAATCTGGCGATGGCGCTGATGCCGGGCGATCCGATCATTGCCGCGTGGCCGGAACAGAAGTTTGGCCAGTACGCCGGCCAGCTGTACGCAATCCTCGAAGAAGAGCCGAAAGCCACGCTCAAGGATCTCGGCGATGCGATCGATTACACCGTGCGCAAAATCGGCATCGACCACGTCGGCATCGCCTCGGACTTCAATGAGGGCGGCGGCGTAAAAGGCTGGGAAAACGTCGGCGAGATCCGCAACGTCACCGCCGAACTGTTGCAGCGCGGCTATTCCGAAGCCGACATCGCCAAGCTCTGGGGCGGCAACTTCCTGCGCGTCTGGGACCAGGTGCAAAAATCCGCGAAACCCGTGGCCAGCCGATGA